In one Magallana gigas chromosome 7, xbMagGiga1.1, whole genome shotgun sequence genomic region, the following are encoded:
- the LOC105348963 gene encoding RYamide receptor: protein MEYPNASLPNSTVIGNVSDNDGDGFVYEPLKVPGYVQAIIITAYSFTILLSVGGNGTVCYIVFRARRMRTVMNFFIVSLALSDIFMAVFCIPFTFVANLILNEWPFGETMCPVVTFLQSVTVFLSSLTLVAISIDRYVAIIYPFRAKMTKMQAFIVISVIWLFSFVISIPTAMTARTHTYVNVSTAPEFCEEILWHDPTLEYIYGVAIMLLQYFIPLVIFVCAYGRIIVAMWVEKTPGEAVSSRDQRMSESKKKIIRMMIVVVVIYATCWLPLNIINIAGDIDPTIYDTKGMNYIWMSFHWLAMSNCMYNPFIYCWMNSKFRNGFRRVLSHLTCGYVKMADEVELSHFRRTDTVNTSVGGSLSRYYKQTSVSMTSKDGSSVRDKIKKNGNVYSPVPSVL from the exons ATGGAATACCCAAACGCATCATTACCCAACAGTACGGTTATTGGCAATGTCTCCGACAACGATGGAGACGGTTTTGTGTACGAACCTCTTAAAGTTCCTGGATATGTTCAGGCTATCATCATCACTGCATACTCATTTACCATTCTACTGTCGGTGGGCGGTAACGGTACAGTTTGTTACATTGTGTTTCGGGCCCGGCGAATGAGGACGGTGATGAACTTCTTCATCGTCAGCCTCGCTCTCAGTGACATCTTCATGGCAGTCTTCTGCATCCCGTTCACTTTCGTCGCTAACCTGATCCTCAATGAGTGGCCGTTCGGGGAGACGATGTGTCCCGTGGTTACATTCCTCCAGTCCGTCACGGTGTTCCTCAGTTCTCTTACCCTCGTCGCCATTAGCATCGACCGATACGTCGCCATCATCTATCCATTTCGAGCTAAAATGACAAAGATGCAGGCGTTTATTGTTATATCAGTGATTTGGTTGTTTTCCTTTGTGATCAGTATTCCCACCGCAATGACGGCGAGGACGCACACGTACGTTAACGTGTCCACGGCCCCGGAGTTCTGCGAGGAGATTTTGTGGCACGACCCCACGCTGGAGTACATCTACGGGGTGGCAATCATGCTTCTCCAATACTTCATCCCACTCGTCATCTTCGTCTGTGCATATGGTCGGATCATCGTAGCTATGTGGGTCGAGAAGACCCCCGGTGAAGCAGTATCATCACGTGACCAGAGGATGTCAGAGTCCAAGAAAAAG ATCATCCGTATGATGATCGTGGTGGTGGTGATCTACGCCACCTGCTGGCTTCCTCTGAACATCATCAACATCGCCGGAGACATCGACCCCACCATCTACGACACCAAGGGCATGAACTACATCTGGATGTCATTTCACTGGCTCGCCATGAGCAACTGTATGTACAACCCCTTCATCTACTGTTGGATGAACTCGAAATTCAGGAATGGGTTCCGGAGGGTACTGAGTCACCTCACGTGCGGTTACGTTAAAATGGCGGACGAGGTGGAGCTGTCTCACTTCCGGCGGACGGACACAGTGAATACGTCGGTAGGGGGCAGCCTATCCAGATACTACAAGCAGACGTCAGTTTCTATGACGTCAAAAGACGGCTCATCAGTCCGagacaaaataaagaaaaatggaAATGTTTACAGCCCGGTGCCATCTGTTTTATAA